From one Fodinicurvata sp. EGI_FJ10296 genomic stretch:
- a CDS encoding ABC transporter substrate-binding protein: MTRRHLFASSALAAATLLHAVSPATADDGSIRFEDQDGRTITLDGPAERIITIPMPSAAMMVAVDGGTERLAGMHPMSKAAVRGEILGELFPEMLSVPDGVVGEGFMPNIEEVLTQDPDLVFQWAHRGADIIEPLENAGLTVAGLSYGTEEDTRAWIRMMATATGQPERADTLIDWRDGALREVGAAVEDAVANADPSGDSSEAPTVLYFNRFLSDLRVAGSETYNDFYIGLAGGANPAADAGSGWLTVDQEQVLAWDPDVILLNGFESDLSPQDVYDHPVLSNLTAAAERRVYQMPLGGYRWDPPNQESPLTWMWLAEILHPDLDPDWTLRSEIIDAYQMLYGATLTQSQIDGILRVTANSDSAGYERFHAD, translated from the coding sequence ATGACCAGACGACATCTATTCGCCTCCTCTGCCCTCGCCGCCGCCACGCTGCTGCACGCCGTTTCGCCGGCAACTGCCGACGACGGCTCGATCCGGTTCGAGGATCAGGACGGGCGCACCATCACCCTGGACGGACCGGCGGAACGCATCATCACCATCCCGATGCCCAGCGCGGCGATGATGGTCGCCGTCGACGGCGGCACCGAACGGCTGGCGGGCATGCACCCGATGTCGAAGGCCGCCGTGCGCGGAGAAATCCTCGGCGAGTTGTTCCCGGAGATGCTGTCGGTCCCCGACGGCGTCGTCGGCGAGGGTTTCATGCCGAATATCGAGGAAGTTCTGACCCAGGACCCGGATCTGGTCTTCCAATGGGCCCATCGCGGTGCCGACATCATCGAGCCGCTGGAAAACGCCGGCCTTACCGTCGCCGGGCTGAGTTACGGCACCGAAGAGGACACGCGCGCCTGGATCCGGATGATGGCGACGGCAACCGGCCAACCGGAACGGGCCGACACGCTGATCGACTGGCGCGACGGTGCCCTGCGAGAAGTGGGGGCGGCAGTCGAGGACGCCGTTGCGAACGCAGATCCGTCGGGGGACAGCAGCGAAGCGCCGACGGTCCTGTACTTCAACCGGTTCCTGTCGGATCTTCGGGTGGCCGGATCGGAAACCTATAATGACTTCTATATCGGCCTGGCCGGCGGCGCCAACCCGGCGGCCGATGCCGGCAGCGGCTGGCTGACCGTCGATCAGGAGCAGGTGCTGGCCTGGGACCCCGACGTCATCCTGCTCAACGGGTTCGAGAGCGATCTGTCGCCGCAGGACGTCTACGATCATCCCGTTCTGTCGAACCTGACGGCGGCAGCCGAACGGCGAGTCTACCAGATGCCGCTTGGCGGCTATCGGTGGGATCCGCCGAACCAGGAATCGCCGCTGACCTGGATGTGGCTGGCCGAGATACTGCACCCCGATCTCGACCCGGACTGGACGCTGCGTTCGGAGATCATCGACGCCTATCAGATGCTTTATGGCGCGACACTGACGCAAAGTCAGATCGACGGCATATTGAGGGTGACGGCGAACAGCGATTCCGCCGGCTACGAGCGGTTCCATGCCGACTGA